One genomic window of Tenacibaculum tangerinum includes the following:
- a CDS encoding two-component regulator propeller domain-containing protein, with protein sequence MLCNKNTFTFLLFSLISTLCIAQEFIYEKLGVDEGLPSSQVYDAYQSKEGYIWFATDKGISRYNGYEFDNFDTNDGLTGNVILRFYPQKNGQIWCYSFHNKSLFHFDEVFKGFKPYKYNNILAKNLSTDSIIKSVYIDAANNLHIGGSSIDGELVIDQKGVVTNNYTTEDYFHTDATSEKRIVLEEAKDVLDNSFFSRQVTLLKSTQVYLQNTLVLVSWLIG encoded by the coding sequence ATGCTTTGTAATAAAAACACCTTCACATTTTTATTATTTTCACTAATTAGCACACTTTGTATTGCTCAGGAATTCATTTACGAAAAACTAGGAGTAGATGAAGGACTACCAAGCTCTCAAGTGTACGATGCTTATCAAAGCAAAGAGGGTTATATATGGTTTGCTACTGACAAGGGAATATCTAGATATAACGGCTATGAGTTTGATAATTTCGACACCAATGATGGTTTAACTGGAAACGTAATATTACGCTTTTATCCTCAAAAAAATGGACAAATATGGTGCTATTCCTTTCATAACAAATCGCTTTTTCATTTTGATGAAGTATTTAAGGGTTTTAAACCCTACAAATACAACAATATACTCGCCAAAAACCTATCAACTGACAGTATCATAAAAAGCGTTTATATTGACGCTGCAAATAATTTGCATATAGGTGGATCAAGCATTGATGGAGAGTTGGTCATAGATCAAAAAGGGGTGGTTACAAATAATTATACCACCGAAGATTATTTTCATACTGATGCAACCTCTGAAAAAAGAATCGTACTTGAGGAGGCTAAAGATGTCCTAGACAACTCATTTTTTTCTCGACAAGTGACACTATTAAAATCAACACAAGTATATCTTCAAAACACACTGGTGCTCGTATCATGGCTGATTGGTTAG
- a CDS encoding LytTR family DNA-binding domain-containing protein produces MADWLAPQKVGIFTNDSIVSIVHKNNKSIFLKEKYSPIAIKTIDTTRFFIGYEFGGGKITNQRGRILKSFLEGKSVTDLLIDHEGGYWFTTLNSGVYYVKKPSVNIYNIANQTNNHVSSLAKTKEKELLIGYNNGNIQKILKNRRSISLDTPKGNQRAFVENNPVSNTTYLYNTDGLISTSTKKKLLEEYILKISEPIDSAVFISGTKHFYAIKRNKIAVTYKNLPYRIHDVTTWNKDTILSTPLGVFKFNSDSITPLSKQSTLFNFRSDDIDVSRNKKTLYIATQNAGLVINDANHTYNITKKNGLYSDIINEVSIENDSTVWLCTNKGINRIVFSKNHYQVTGIDKKQGLLSDEIEDLEIINDTVWAGTKQGLCFFPKNQLLPTNYNNSYFKLKKVYLNNNSKDSIKDNAKLSYKENEIDFIVEGISFANKENLHYQYRLNNHRFWTSTRERKIHFSSLPPNDYTFEAKMCFNSNKCSEKIVSYSFSILPPFWKTGWFKIICAVAICILIYIFFRIRVLTYNKDIVRELLRVLLKYLKRKEDIYFSFKENGNEVRIKSQDILYIKSSGNYIDIFTKDKTHTVRMNIGKFLDHIPDKLEYIRIHRSYIVRIDKITSKSKDKLKINDIQLPVSQSYLKNLQNIHF; encoded by the coding sequence ATGGCTGATTGGTTAGCACCTCAAAAAGTAGGTATCTTTACAAATGATAGTATCGTATCAATTGTACATAAAAACAACAAAAGTATTTTTCTAAAAGAAAAATACTCTCCAATAGCTATTAAAACTATTGATACTACACGTTTTTTTATTGGGTATGAATTTGGAGGTGGGAAAATCACAAACCAAAGGGGACGTATTTTAAAATCATTCTTAGAAGGCAAATCTGTTACCGACTTATTAATAGACCATGAAGGGGGGTATTGGTTTACCACCCTAAACTCTGGGGTATACTACGTTAAAAAACCATCAGTCAATATATATAATATTGCCAACCAAACCAACAATCATGTGAGTAGCCTAGCAAAAACAAAAGAGAAAGAGCTTTTAATTGGATACAATAATGGTAACATTCAAAAAATACTAAAAAACAGGCGTTCTATATCATTAGATACACCCAAAGGTAACCAACGTGCATTTGTTGAGAACAATCCTGTATCTAATACAACATATCTTTACAATACCGACGGCCTTATAAGTACCTCTACTAAAAAGAAGCTACTAGAAGAATATATATTGAAAATCTCAGAACCCATTGACAGTGCTGTTTTTATCTCAGGCACTAAACATTTTTATGCAATAAAGAGGAATAAAATCGCTGTAACGTACAAAAATTTGCCTTACAGGATTCACGATGTAACCACATGGAATAAAGACACCATTCTCAGCACCCCTTTAGGTGTTTTTAAATTCAATAGCGATAGCATTACTCCTTTATCAAAACAATCGACACTTTTTAATTTCAGGAGTGACGATATAGATGTGAGCAGAAATAAAAAAACCTTATACATTGCTACTCAAAATGCAGGATTGGTAATTAATGACGCTAATCACACTTACAATATCACTAAAAAAAATGGATTATATAGCGACATCATTAACGAAGTCTCTATTGAAAATGACTCTACAGTATGGTTGTGCACAAATAAGGGTATAAATAGAATTGTTTTTAGCAAAAACCATTATCAAGTTACTGGAATTGATAAAAAACAAGGGCTACTTAGTGATGAAATTGAAGACCTAGAAATTATAAATGATACCGTTTGGGCAGGAACCAAACAAGGATTGTGCTTTTTTCCAAAAAATCAACTCTTACCTACAAACTACAATAACAGTTATTTTAAGCTTAAGAAAGTATACCTAAATAATAATTCGAAAGACAGCATTAAAGATAACGCCAAACTATCTTATAAGGAAAATGAAATTGATTTTATTGTAGAAGGAATCTCTTTTGCAAATAAGGAGAACTTGCATTATCAGTACAGGTTGAACAATCATCGATTTTGGACTTCCACCAGAGAAAGAAAAATTCACTTTTCATCATTACCCCCCAACGACTATACTTTCGAAGCTAAAATGTGTTTCAACAGCAATAAGTGTTCAGAGAAAATAGTATCTTACTCCTTTAGTATTCTCCCTCCCTTTTGGAAGACAGGCTGGTTTAAAATAATTTGTGCAGTAGCTATTTGTATTCTCATTTATATATTCTTTAGAATACGAGTACTTACCTATAATAAAGACATTGTAAGAGAACTATTACGAGTATTACTAAAATACTTAAAAAGAAAAGAAGATATCTATTTTTCTTTTAAAGAGAACGGTAATGAAGTACGAATTAAATCACAAGACATACTATATATAAAATCTTCAGGAAATTACATAGATATTTTTACAAAAGACAAAACACATACGGTTCGTATGAATATTGGTAAATTCTTAGACCACATTCCTGACAAACTTGAATATATACGCATCCATCGTTCGTATATTGTTCGGATAGATAAAATTACTTCTAAATCTAAAGACAAACTAAAAATTAACGATATACAACTTCCTGTAAGTCAAAGCTACCTTAAAAACTTACAAAATATTCATTTTTAA
- a CDS encoding tectonin domain-containing protein, with protein sequence MKKLVLIIFVTIGLLACKEEESIITENDALNILQDNKTPQESKIFDSDIITEAQFDYMYSLPSYNIEELKRELEKLSHVASLRSGNVWGIGLSNHVYKWNGTYWYQPNTAARLKFVEVSKLNDGSVWGIGLNNHVYRWNGQHWYQPNTAARLYFISPQSSMVAFGIGGEGKLFITTNGGINWLRFTNVERATWISSGDFLHPLTIKIDDDKLSQFNVFTSVFDAIITPYTYGRRHSSMTVEGGLWSIDWHYRVYKSLDGVSLLQPNPAARLRQISSNNSDIAWGIDLENKVYKTENSGEWWFQPNSAARLQYVSAAW encoded by the coding sequence ATGAAAAAATTAGTATTAATAATATTTGTAACAATAGGATTATTGGCTTGTAAAGAAGAAGAATCTATAATAACAGAAAATGATGCATTAAATATTCTCCAAGACAATAAGACACCACAAGAGTCAAAAATATTTGATTCAGACATAATAACTGAAGCTCAATTTGACTATATGTATTCTCTTCCATCATACAATATCGAAGAACTCAAAAGAGAATTAGAAAAATTAAGTCATGTAGCTAGCTTGAGGTCAGGAAATGTTTGGGGAATTGGTTTAAGTAATCATGTATATAAATGGAACGGAACATATTGGTATCAACCAAATACAGCAGCAAGATTAAAATTTGTTGAAGTTTCAAAACTCAATGATGGTAGTGTCTGGGGAATAGGCTTGAATAATCATGTATATCGATGGAATGGACAACATTGGTACCAGCCTAATACTGCTGCTAGGTTATATTTTATTTCTCCTCAATCATCTATGGTAGCTTTTGGAATAGGTGGTGAAGGAAAACTCTTCATAACGACTAATGGAGGTATAAATTGGTTGCGATTTACAAATGTAGAACGTGCAACTTGGATTTCAAGTGGTGATTTTTTACATCCTTTAACGATAAAAATAGACGACGACAAACTATCTCAATTCAATGTTTTTACATCTGTATTCGACGCAATAATTACTCCTTACACTTATGGAAGGAGACATTCGTCAATGACAGTTGAAGGTGGTTTATGGTCTATTGATTGGCACTATAGAGTATACAAAAGTCTAGATGGAGTTTCATTGCTTCAACCTAACCCAGCTGCTAGACTTCGTCAAATTTCTAGTAATAATTCAGATATAGCTTGGGGTATTGATTTAGAGAATAAAGTATATAAAACAGAAAATTCGGGAGAATGGTGGTTTCAACCTAATAGTGCTGCTCGTTTACAATATGTATCTGCAGCATGGTAA